The following proteins are encoded in a genomic region of Syntrophorhabdaceae bacterium:
- a CDS encoding CocE/NonD family hydrolase: LILPRFLFFYGNAVIAAPQRAMEAEKEEGDEEESAPAGSGYKFTVVREMLTMGDGVTLAVSYWMPRAKKGGEKFPVFFEMNGYRKDDLSYLSWDYPVGAYFARHGYVVAKVDLRGTGDSTGNLPEAEYSEQELSDCVKVIDQLSKKTWSNGKVGMYGLSWGAFNSLMTARRKPPALKAILIAHASDDLYYQDVHFIDGVMHTDVWEALFEAKKLVREKKWEKIIPRKNQ, encoded by the coding sequence TCCTTATTCTGCCTCGTTTCCTCTTTTTTTATGGAAATGCGGTAATCGCCGCTCCTCAACGGGCAATGGAAGCGGAGAAAGAAGAAGGCGACGAAGAGGAAAGCGCTCCCGCCGGGTCGGGATATAAATTTACGGTAGTAAGGGAGATGCTCACCATGGGGGACGGGGTGACGCTTGCCGTCTCATACTGGATGCCCCGGGCTAAGAAGGGGGGAGAAAAATTTCCCGTCTTTTTCGAAATGAACGGCTACCGGAAGGACGATCTGTCTTACCTGTCGTGGGATTATCCTGTGGGCGCCTATTTCGCGAGGCACGGATACGTGGTCGCGAAGGTGGACCTCCGGGGCACGGGCGACAGCACCGGGAATCTCCCGGAGGCGGAGTATTCCGAACAGGAGCTTTCCGACTGCGTGAAAGTTATCGATCAGCTCTCGAAAAAAACATGGTCGAACGGAAAAGTGGGCATGTACGGCCTTTCATGGGGAGCATTCAATTCCCTCATGACCGCCAGGCGTAAACCCCCTGCCCTCAAGGCAATCCTGATCGCCCATGCCTCCGACGACCTTTACTATCAGGACGTCCACTTCATCGACGGCGTGATGCATACCGATGTGTGGGAGGCGCTTTTCGAAGCCAAAAAGCTCGTACGGGAGAAGAAGTGGGAGAAGATAATCCCGCGGAAAAACCAATAA
- a CDS encoding lipid-binding SYLF domain-containing protein, translated as MRCLRFSIAFYMLTMGAIVFAGPDYAIAASAAEINRDARAALEMLYKKSPIAKALAEKANAVLVFPRITKGGFIVGGQYGEGVLLEDGKAVSYYNTVSASYGLQAGLQRYGYALFLMTGSMRSYLDKSGGWELGMAPNIVIVDVGAAGGISTTTAQSDAYAFFFNQKGLMAGLGLQGTKITKIEK; from the coding sequence ATGAGATGCCTTCGCTTCTCTATTGCTTTCTATATGCTTACAATGGGTGCCATCGTTTTTGCCGGGCCGGATTACGCCATAGCGGCCTCCGCAGCGGAGATAAACCGGGATGCCCGTGCAGCGCTCGAGATGCTGTATAAAAAATCGCCTATCGCGAAGGCGCTCGCTGAAAAGGCAAACGCGGTGCTTGTCTTTCCTCGCATTACCAAGGGAGGTTTCATCGTGGGCGGCCAGTATGGCGAGGGCGTCCTGTTAGAGGACGGAAAGGCCGTCTCCTACTATAACACCGTGTCGGCCTCCTATGGCCTCCAGGCAGGTCTCCAGAGATATGGGTACGCCCTGTTTCTCATGACCGGCTCCATGCGCTCCTATCTGGATAAGAGCGGCGGCTGGGAACTCGGCATGGCCCCCAATATTGTGATCGTCGACGTGGGGGCAGCCGGCGGCATATCGACCACCACCGCCCAATCGGACGCGTACGCCTTCTTCTTCAACCAGAAAGGACTTATGGCGGGCCTTGGTCTGCAGGGGACGAAGATTACGAAGATCGAAAAGTAA
- a CDS encoding serine hydrolase domain-containing protein produces the protein MRIKRILSIAAAAGLFFVLSFFDPMTRSYAADPYVATIAEGRAAAGEVMASTGASSISLAFIDGEQVVWAEAFGLADKETSVAPTTETMYGIGSTSKIVAAMAVMKLVDQKKVVLDAPLTRYIPSFTMSSSKYRQITVRQLLNHSSGFPGTDYRNAETTSPSAGYSAQVLSTLSDSRLKHNPGFMNVYCNDGLTVIEQLVSSVTGKEYAQFMEDEIFTPLGMGKSRYPLDYFPYGAFAHRYSGTTRLPQLFVNALASGGLYSTPTDMAKLAMVLMGKGKIGERRLLSRASVAAMGVDQTIGRFNPAKSYALSYGLGLDSVHQPGLKAVGVTGWHKGGDVTLYGSAILIAPVERLAVVVIGASGTFGSDRATYIAERILLRALVEKGKIAAMPVPLNLQPLPVRTPSAGLLSALRGYYIEGSTLLRIEPQPGRSLTMYRWDTGTGDWTIVKSGLKFRSDGTFTSDAEPGTAFSFKAAQGRRYLIARTVGGYGHYRDYSVSAEKTEAAGDLPAPWANRLGRKWLMVNESPQAGMWNAPVAQLMSIDNLLFVRTTGFQPLDPFLSDTRAGMTMLVPQMNGRDQNDLMIETRESEEWVRFGSYLYRPAETVQGLNSAGDTVTIGAEGFAEWRSVVTGAEKTISVVTVGPWKLYDSGFAETDTAEGTKTITLPAGTHYMLFHGNAEVTSAFPASQFQAMLDASVSDTGLPGVVLAVSTPIASWVGAGGKSSLTTGALRRSPEVTAWGSGRPWMPRYSIPSL, from the coding sequence ATGAGAATCAAGCGCATCCTGTCGATCGCGGCCGCGGCCGGCCTTTTTTTCGTTCTATCTTTTTTTGACCCCATGACCCGGTCCTACGCCGCCGATCCTTATGTCGCGACGATTGCCGAGGGACGTGCTGCGGCAGGCGAGGTCATGGCAAGTACGGGCGCCTCGTCGATTTCATTGGCTTTTATCGACGGGGAGCAGGTGGTCTGGGCGGAGGCTTTCGGCCTGGCGGACAAGGAAACGTCAGTGGCGCCCACCACCGAGACCATGTACGGCATCGGCTCCACGAGCAAGATCGTGGCGGCCATGGCGGTCATGAAGCTGGTGGACCAGAAAAAGGTGGTCCTCGATGCACCTCTGACCCGCTATATCCCATCGTTTACTATGAGCTCGTCAAAATACAGGCAGATTACGGTGAGGCAGCTCCTCAATCACTCCTCCGGCTTTCCGGGCACGGATTACCGCAATGCAGAAACTACCTCTCCTTCGGCCGGATATTCGGCCCAGGTGCTCTCCACCCTCTCGGACAGCCGGCTCAAGCACAACCCCGGTTTCATGAATGTCTATTGCAATGACGGGTTGACCGTGATCGAGCAGCTCGTTTCTTCGGTCACGGGCAAGGAATATGCGCAATTCATGGAGGACGAGATATTTACCCCCCTGGGTATGGGAAAGAGCCGTTATCCTCTCGACTATTTTCCGTACGGCGCCTTCGCCCACAGATATTCGGGAACAACCCGCCTGCCCCAGCTCTTCGTGAACGCTCTTGCCTCCGGGGGGCTCTACTCTACTCCGACCGACATGGCAAAACTCGCCATGGTGCTCATGGGAAAAGGCAAAATAGGGGAAAGGCGGCTCCTCTCCAGGGCCTCCGTCGCCGCAATGGGCGTGGATCAGACCATCGGCCGTTTCAATCCCGCCAAATCATATGCCTTAAGTTACGGACTCGGCCTCGACTCGGTCCACCAGCCCGGCTTGAAAGCAGTGGGCGTGACGGGCTGGCACAAGGGGGGAGATGTGACCTTATACGGCTCCGCCATTCTCATTGCACCGGTGGAGCGGCTGGCGGTCGTGGTCATTGGGGCGTCAGGGACTTTCGGCTCCGACCGGGCGACGTACATCGCGGAGCGGATACTTCTCAGGGCCCTCGTAGAAAAGGGAAAAATAGCGGCAATGCCCGTGCCCCTGAATCTCCAGCCCCTCCCCGTGAGGACCCCATCGGCCGGTCTGCTGAGCGCGTTACGGGGCTATTATATCGAAGGAAGCACTCTTCTACGGATCGAGCCGCAGCCGGGCCGATCCCTCACCATGTACCGGTGGGACACGGGAACAGGCGACTGGACAATCGTAAAAAGCGGTCTCAAATTCCGCAGCGACGGCACGTTTACGAGCGATGCCGAACCGGGCACGGCTTTTTCATTCAAGGCCGCCCAGGGAAGGCGCTACCTCATTGCCCGAACTGTCGGGGGATACGGACACTACAGGGACTATAGCGTCTCGGCTGAGAAGACAGAGGCAGCGGGTGACCTGCCGGCCCCATGGGCTAATCGTCTCGGCAGGAAATGGCTCATGGTGAATGAAAGTCCCCAGGCGGGCATGTGGAATGCCCCGGTCGCTCAGCTCATGTCGATCGACAACCTCCTCTTCGTCCGGACCACAGGATTTCAACCTCTCGATCCTTTTCTTAGCGATACGAGGGCGGGCATGACAATGCTCGTGCCCCAGATGAACGGACGGGACCAGAACGACCTGATGATCGAGACGCGGGAATCGGAGGAATGGGTCCGCTTCGGAAGCTATCTCTATCGCCCCGCGGAAACGGTGCAGGGCCTTAATAGCGCGGGAGACACCGTCACGATTGGGGCCGAGGGCTTCGCAGAATGGCGGTCGGTCGTCACCGGGGCGGAGAAGACAATCTCGGTGGTCACGGTCGGCCCATGGAAGCTCTATGACAGCGGGTTCGCAGAAACGGACACGGCGGAAGGAACGAAGACCATTACGCTGCCCGCCGGCACGCACTATATGCTCTTTCATGGGAATGCCGAGGTCACCTCTGCATTCCCCGCTTCTCAGTTCCAGGCCATGCTTGATGCCTCCGTATCCGACACCGGCTTACCCGGCGTTGTCCTCGCCGTGAGCACCCCCATCGCGTCCTGGGTAGGGGCCGGCGGAAAATCAAGTCTCACCACGGGAGCGCTCCGACGGAGCCCGGAGGTTACGGCCTGGGGATCGGGAAGACCGTGGATGCCACGATATTCAATACCATCCTTATAG
- a CDS encoding alpha/beta family hydrolase: protein MGVALRIETVTIPVEGKEQTSGILTLPEKGAEKTGLIVAHGAGNDMHTSLLAAYAEGLALEGYPVLRFNFLYSDRGKKSPGRTEALYAAWHASHQFFKNYMGSEIDSVVAAGKSMGGRIAAEMVAQGLLPVERLIFLGYPLHPAGDKDKLRDARLYLIEKPMLFFAGTRDPLCDLSLLEPVLEKLRVPWELFTIERGDHSFHVPKSSGITDKDIYCRITAKSVEWLSRSF, encoded by the coding sequence ATGGGCGTGGCGCTTAGGATTGAAACGGTGACTATCCCGGTGGAGGGGAAGGAACAGACCTCGGGAATTCTCACCTTACCCGAAAAAGGGGCCGAAAAGACGGGCCTCATCGTAGCACACGGAGCGGGCAACGATATGCATACCAGCCTCCTCGCCGCATATGCGGAAGGGCTCGCCCTCGAGGGATACCCCGTTCTCAGGTTCAACTTTCTCTACAGCGACAGGGGAAAAAAATCGCCGGGCCGCACGGAAGCCCTCTATGCGGCATGGCACGCTTCTCATCAATTTTTCAAGAATTATATGGGCAGTGAGATCGACTCAGTGGTGGCCGCGGGAAAATCGATGGGGGGCAGAATCGCCGCGGAGATGGTCGCCCAGGGACTCCTTCCCGTCGAGCGCCTCATCTTTCTCGGTTACCCCCTCCATCCGGCCGGCGATAAGGATAAGCTCCGGGATGCGCGCCTTTACCTCATCGAGAAGCCCATGCTCTTTTTTGCCGGGACCCGTGATCCCCTGTGCGACCTCTCCCTTCTGGAGCCCGTACTCGAGAAGCTCCGTGTCCCGTGGGAGCTCTTCACCATCGAGAGGGGAGACCACTCCTTCCATGTACCCAAATCATCGGGGATTACCGATAAAGACATCTATTGCAGGATTACGGCCAAGAGCGTCGAATGGCTCTCACGGTCTTTTTAA
- a CDS encoding M48 family metallopeptidase: MGFRAFYFDGKVSTPQPVEVFWDTLALTVRADGSLVLSVPLDSCVIAPPLGRSRRSIRLPDGGLLETEETEAVNRLERLAGENRGMRLVHYFESRWKAVTCCVAALLFCFWIFISYGIPFIAKQVASSIPVSSMEQVSRDGLTIMDKTFFGPSGLSPQEARKVERIFAMVKRDVGAGYDFRLLMRKGKAIGANAFALPSGIIVVSDELIRKASDERELAGVLAHEMYHVKGRHAVRQILQSTGVFFMISVMTGDIATVSSTAASIPMLLVQTGYSREFEKEADREAALYAIRKGWGTGPYIKMLGKLHKGETRSVSLPFLSTHPTLSERVKHIEELEKRGRP, from the coding sequence ATGGGATTCCGCGCCTTTTATTTTGACGGGAAGGTTTCGACGCCGCAGCCCGTGGAGGTTTTCTGGGATACCCTGGCGCTCACGGTGCGCGCAGACGGCTCTCTCGTTCTCAGCGTGCCCCTTGACTCCTGCGTGATTGCCCCGCCCCTCGGCAGATCACGGCGTTCCATCAGGCTTCCTGACGGAGGGCTCCTCGAGACGGAGGAGACGGAGGCGGTGAACCGGTTGGAACGGCTTGCGGGAGAGAACAGGGGGATGAGGCTCGTCCACTACTTTGAATCCCGGTGGAAGGCAGTGACGTGCTGCGTTGCCGCCCTGCTCTTCTGTTTCTGGATATTCATCTCCTACGGGATTCCCTTTATCGCAAAGCAGGTTGCCTCCTCCATACCCGTGTCTTCAATGGAGCAGGTGAGTCGGGACGGACTCACGATCATGGACAAGACGTTTTTCGGCCCTTCGGGGCTCTCGCCTCAGGAGGCCCGCAAGGTGGAACGGATATTCGCCATGGTGAAACGCGACGTGGGCGCCGGCTACGATTTCCGGCTCCTCATGAGGAAAGGAAAGGCGATAGGGGCAAATGCCTTCGCCCTTCCCTCGGGAATCATCGTGGTCAGCGACGAGCTCATCCGGAAGGCTTCCGATGAGAGAGAGCTGGCCGGGGTGCTGGCCCATGAGATGTATCATGTGAAAGGAAGGCACGCGGTGCGTCAGATCCTGCAGAGTACCGGCGTCTTCTTCATGATTTCCGTAATGACCGGAGATATCGCCACTGTCTCGTCAACCGCGGCATCGATCCCCATGCTCCTCGTGCAGACGGGCTATTCCCGGGAATTCGAAAAAGAGGCGGACAGGGAGGCGGCCCTCTATGCCATCCGCAAAGGCTGGGGTACGGGCCCCTATATAAAGATGCTCGGAAAGCTCCATAAAGGAGAGACCCGGTCGGTCTCCCTCCCTTTCCTCTCTACCCATCCTACCCTCTCGGAGAGGGTAAAGCATATCGAGGAGCTGGAGAAAAGAGGCAGGCCTTAA
- a CDS encoding YjgN family protein, whose translation MNDYLDGGVVPAASVDLEASVPEENEAVRYPFRFEGTGKEYFRIWIVNVFLTIITLGIYAAWAKVRTRQYFYNNTHLADHSFEFLGNPLTILKGNLIVGAGAVLYYVLKNVLPVYTLYIVAAFYIFLPYLIYKSLRFNARNSSYRNIRFHFVGTLKESYFVYLLCPLFIPLSLGFFYPAWIYLKKNYFFDNLTYGAAKNDFNGRVGPFYRAYSIVLLFPVFVPIAGFAIVMAMPFIGPLLRRAGTTDHLIWLVPLALSLGWFTGYIFLKQYFYVRLNNYCFAQSAIGGAALESTMQVGRLTWIYFTNILAIIFSLGLLIPWAKVRRTRYILENLAVVTSFGLEDFAARAEEDVGAVGDAATDIFDIAVGL comes from the coding sequence ATGAATGATTATTTGGATGGCGGTGTTGTTCCGGCTGCGAGCGTGGATTTGGAGGCTTCTGTCCCGGAGGAGAATGAGGCGGTGCGTTATCCTTTCAGGTTCGAGGGTACGGGGAAGGAGTATTTCCGCATATGGATCGTCAATGTTTTTCTTACCATTATTACCCTTGGCATATATGCGGCATGGGCTAAGGTGCGGACCAGGCAGTATTTCTACAACAATACCCATCTCGCGGACCATTCATTTGAATTTCTGGGAAATCCGCTCACAATTTTGAAAGGGAACCTCATTGTAGGAGCGGGCGCGGTTCTCTACTACGTGCTCAAGAATGTCCTGCCGGTGTATACCCTCTATATCGTGGCGGCCTTTTATATCTTCCTCCCCTATCTTATCTACAAGTCGCTCCGGTTCAATGCACGCAATTCTTCCTATAGGAACATAAGGTTCCATTTTGTGGGGACTCTGAAAGAATCATATTTCGTGTACCTCCTCTGTCCCTTGTTCATTCCTTTGTCCCTCGGATTTTTTTATCCTGCATGGATTTATCTCAAGAAGAACTACTTTTTCGACAATTTGACCTATGGAGCGGCCAAAAATGATTTCAATGGAAGGGTAGGCCCTTTTTACCGCGCCTATTCTATCGTGCTGCTCTTTCCTGTCTTTGTCCCCATCGCCGGCTTTGCGATAGTCATGGCCATGCCCTTCATCGGGCCTCTCCTTCGCCGTGCGGGCACGACCGATCATCTTATATGGCTTGTCCCTCTTGCCCTATCCCTGGGGTGGTTTACGGGTTATATATTTCTGAAGCAGTACTTCTATGTGAGACTCAACAACTACTGTTTCGCCCAATCGGCAATAGGCGGGGCTGCGCTTGAGAGTACCATGCAGGTAGGGCGCCTCACGTGGATTTACTTCACCAACATCCTTGCCATAATCTTCTCTCTCGGTCTCCTCATCCCCTGGGCCAAGGTGAGGAGGACGCGCTACATTCTTGAAAACCTTGCGGTCGTCACCTCTTTCGGGCTCGAGGATTTTGCGGCACGGGCGGAAGAGGACGTGGGGGCCGTGGGAGACGCGGCTACCGATATTTTCGATATCGCCGTGGGTTTGTGA
- a CDS encoding zinc ribbon domain-containing protein, translating into MPIYDFECPACKHQFSLAMSVSDLEKGKIACPECKKEGAKQILSIFTAKTSRKS; encoded by the coding sequence ATGCCCATATACGATTTCGAGTGCCCGGCCTGCAAGCACCAATTTTCCCTGGCCATGAGCGTCTCCGACCTGGAGAAGGGAAAGATCGCCTGCCCCGAGTGCAAGAAAGAAGGCGCAAAGCAGATACTCTCCATCTTCACGGCCAAGACCAGCCGGAAGAGCTGA
- a CDS encoding aminopeptidase gives MGKESGWKKRSREETKEIFKFGEDYKHFLDAAKTEREATAFICRYLTEHGFADNLSWQKAFFNHRNKQVFAFIQGKKDLTHGLNIIAAHIDAPRLDLKQNPLYEDVELALLRTHYYGGIKKYQWVAIPLALHGVVVKIDGTVVDIVIGENETDPVFVIDDLLPHLSRKSQDVKSLADGIEGEKLVLLFGSMPLVGEEKEPVKKAVLKMLSDTYGIGEEDFISAELEAVPAFKARDVGIDRSLIGAYGQDDRASAYALLRSITEIADPERSCLAIFTDKEEIGSEGNTSMRSHVLQIFLYRVLEGLGMAADEAMVKRMLFTSRALSADVNAALNPSYQDLHEKQNACYLGRGIGISKYTGSGGKSAASDANAEFIGEVRRIFARDDILWQAGEIGKIDEGGGGTVAKFLAAYGMDILDCGPALLAMHSPYEISSKFDMHESFRAFKTFFKS, from the coding sequence ATGGGAAAAGAATCGGGCTGGAAAAAGAGATCGCGGGAAGAGACAAAAGAGATATTCAAATTCGGCGAAGATTATAAACATTTTCTCGACGCAGCGAAAACCGAGCGGGAAGCGACCGCCTTTATCTGCCGGTACCTTACGGAGCACGGCTTCGCCGACAACCTTTCCTGGCAGAAGGCCTTTTTCAACCATCGAAACAAACAGGTCTTTGCCTTTATCCAGGGCAAGAAAGACCTGACCCATGGCCTCAATATCATCGCAGCCCATATCGACGCACCGAGGCTCGACCTCAAGCAGAACCCCCTTTACGAGGACGTGGAATTGGCCCTCCTCAGGACCCACTATTACGGGGGAATAAAGAAATACCAGTGGGTGGCCATACCCCTTGCACTCCATGGCGTCGTGGTAAAAATCGACGGTACGGTGGTAGATATCGTGATCGGAGAGAACGAGACCGATCCCGTCTTCGTCATTGACGATCTCCTCCCCCATCTCTCCCGGAAATCCCAGGACGTAAAAAGCCTTGCAGACGGGATCGAGGGCGAGAAGCTGGTCCTTCTTTTCGGAAGCATGCCTTTGGTGGGAGAGGAAAAAGAGCCCGTAAAAAAGGCGGTCCTCAAGATGCTCTCCGATACCTACGGAATCGGGGAAGAAGATTTTATAAGCGCCGAGCTCGAGGCGGTGCCCGCGTTCAAGGCGCGCGATGTGGGCATTGACCGGAGCCTTATCGGGGCCTACGGCCAGGATGACAGGGCGAGTGCCTATGCCCTCTTGAGGAGTATTACGGAGATAGCCGATCCCGAGCGCTCCTGTCTTGCGATCTTCACCGATAAAGAGGAGATCGGCTCGGAAGGCAATACGAGCATGAGGTCCCACGTGCTCCAGATCTTTCTCTACCGGGTGCTCGAGGGACTGGGAATGGCGGCCGACGAGGCAATGGTGAAAAGGATGCTCTTTACATCCAGGGCCCTTTCCGCGGACGTCAATGCCGCGCTCAATCCCTCTTACCAGGACCTGCACGAGAAACAGAATGCCTGCTACCTCGGCAGGGGCATCGGGATCTCGAAGTATACGGGCAGCGGCGGCAAATCCGCGGCCAGCGACGCCAATGCTGAATTTATCGGTGAAGTGAGACGCATCTTCGCCCGCGACGATATTCTCTGGCAAGCCGGAGAGATCGGAAAAATCGACGAGGGTGGAGGCGGAACGGTGGCAAAATTCCTGGCCGCCTACGGCATGGACATACTCGACTGCGGCCCCGCCCTCCTTGCAATGCATTCCCCATACGAAATATCGAGCAAATTCGATATGCACGAATCCTTCAGGGCTTTTAAAACCTTTTTCAAATCGTAA
- the lon gene encoding endopeptidase La, translated as MTEMETFDTPEILPLLPVRDMVMYPSVILPLFVGRDMSINAVEKSLSKDRLILVTAQKDLTDEDPLPERIYSVGVVSQIMRMLRLPDGRVKVLIQGLKKARILEYVQETPTFLVKIEAVEEPLITEITLEIEALMRYVKEEMEKVVSMGRMVPPDILMVLDTIDEPGKLADIAAANLGLAVDKAQEVLEIVDPVERLRKLSEILGKEIELLNMQAKILSQAKEEMSKTQREYFLREQMKAIRSELGEGDERTEDIEDLRKKIKKAKMPKDIEKEAFKQLERLDMMHPDAIESTMLRTYIEWLIDLPWSKSTKDDIEIKKAKEILDEDHYDLEKVKERILEFLSVIKLKGELKGPILCLVGPPGVGKTSLGRSIARALGRKFARISLGGMKDEAEIRGHRRTYVGSMPGRIIQSLKQAGTNNPVFMMDEIDKIGSDFRGDPSSALLEVLDPEQNYAFSDHYLNIPFDLSKVMFITTANRIDTIPSALRDRMETINIPGYTENEKVAIAKKYLIPKQLTENGLKEGMLSIADHAIEKMVEEYTREAGLRNLEREVAAVARKVAKRIAEGDSRKAVITARNLRSYLGLAKFPPETGMEFDTVGVASGLAWTESGGEVLYIEVSCRKGKKELALTGSMGDVMKESAQAALTYIKSKAEVLGISEDVFDTLEAHIHVPQGAIPKDGPSAGITMAVALISALTKRPLNRKIAMTGEITLTGRVLPIGGLKEKTLAALRANMETVIIPEENKRELSEIPDYVKRKLKFLPAKNMDDVVRIIFGKKA; from the coding sequence ATGACTGAAATGGAAACTTTCGATACCCCGGAAATACTGCCGCTCCTTCCCGTTCGGGACATGGTGATGTATCCTTCCGTAATCCTTCCCCTTTTCGTGGGCAGGGACATGTCAATAAATGCAGTCGAAAAATCACTCTCCAAAGACAGGCTCATTCTCGTCACCGCCCAAAAAGATCTGACCGACGAGGACCCCCTGCCCGAGCGAATCTATTCGGTAGGAGTCGTCTCCCAGATCATGAGGATGCTCCGCCTCCCCGACGGCAGGGTCAAGGTGCTCATCCAGGGGCTCAAGAAAGCCCGCATCCTCGAATACGTTCAGGAGACCCCCACATTCCTCGTGAAGATCGAGGCCGTGGAGGAGCCCCTCATTACGGAGATCACCCTCGAAATCGAAGCCCTTATGAGATACGTGAAGGAAGAGATGGAAAAAGTCGTCTCCATGGGCAGGATGGTGCCCCCCGATATACTCATGGTCCTCGATACCATCGATGAGCCCGGAAAACTGGCCGATATCGCCGCCGCCAACCTCGGCCTCGCGGTGGACAAGGCCCAGGAAGTGCTGGAGATCGTCGATCCCGTGGAAAGGCTGAGGAAGCTCTCCGAGATACTCGGCAAAGAGATCGAGCTTCTCAATATGCAGGCAAAGATACTCTCCCAGGCAAAGGAAGAGATGTCGAAGACCCAGAGGGAATATTTCCTCAGGGAGCAGATGAAGGCGATCCGAAGCGAGCTCGGGGAGGGAGACGAGAGAACGGAGGACATCGAGGACCTCCGGAAGAAGATAAAAAAGGCGAAAATGCCGAAGGACATAGAAAAAGAGGCCTTCAAGCAGCTCGAGCGGCTCGACATGATGCACCCTGACGCCATCGAGTCGACCATGCTGCGCACCTACATAGAATGGCTTATCGACCTCCCGTGGAGCAAATCGACCAAAGACGACATCGAGATCAAGAAGGCAAAGGAGATCCTCGACGAGGACCATTACGATCTTGAAAAGGTGAAGGAGCGGATCCTCGAATTCTTAAGCGTCATCAAGCTGAAAGGCGAGCTCAAAGGCCCGATCCTCTGCCTGGTGGGCCCTCCCGGCGTGGGAAAGACCTCCCTCGGCAGGTCCATCGCCCGCGCCCTGGGCAGAAAATTCGCCCGCATCTCCCTGGGAGGCATGAAGGACGAGGCGGAGATCAGGGGGCACAGAAGGACCTACGTGGGCTCCATGCCCGGACGAATCATCCAGAGCCTCAAACAGGCGGGGACCAATAACCCGGTCTTCATGATGGATGAAATCGACAAGATCGGCTCCGACTTCAGAGGAGACCCTTCGAGCGCACTCCTCGAAGTCCTCGACCCGGAGCAGAACTACGCCTTCAGCGACCATTACCTGAACATCCCCTTCGATCTTTCCAAGGTCATGTTCATTACCACCGCGAACCGGATCGATACCATCCCCTCGGCCCTGCGCGACAGGATGGAGACCATAAATATTCCGGGTTATACGGAAAACGAAAAAGTGGCCATTGCAAAGAAGTACCTCATCCCGAAGCAGCTTACGGAGAACGGCCTCAAAGAGGGCATGCTCTCAATCGCCGATCATGCCATTGAAAAGATGGTGGAAGAGTATACGCGGGAGGCGGGTCTACGGAACCTCGAGCGCGAAGTCGCGGCCGTGGCGAGAAAGGTCGCCAAGAGAATCGCCGAGGGCGATTCACGAAAGGCCGTAATCACTGCCAGGAACCTCCGTTCTTACCTGGGTCTTGCGAAATTCCCGCCTGAAACGGGGATGGAGTTCGACACGGTGGGCGTGGCGAGCGGCCTTGCCTGGACCGAATCAGGCGGAGAGGTGCTCTATATAGAGGTATCGTGCAGAAAAGGAAAGAAAGAGCTGGCTCTCACGGGTAGCATGGGCGACGTAATGAAGGAATCGGCCCAGGCAGCCCTCACTTATATAAAATCAAAGGCAGAGGTCCTCGGAATAAGCGAGGACGTGTTCGATACCCTTGAGGCCCATATTCACGTTCCCCAGGGTGCAATACCCAAGGACGGGCCTTCGGCGGGCATCACCATGGCCGTAGCCCTTATAAGCGCCCTCACAAAAAGACCGCTGAACAGGAAAATCGCCATGACAGGCGAGATCACCCTCACGGGAAGGGTACTCCCCATAGGCGGCCTCAAGGAGAAGACCCTGGCCGCGCTCAGGGCGAACATGGAAACAGTGATTATCCCCGAGGAGAACAAGAGGGAGTTGAGCGAAATCCCCGACTACGTAAAAAGGAAGCTGAAATTCCTCCCCGCAAAGAACATGGATGACGTGGTAAGGATCATATTCGGCAAGAAGGCATAA